The following are from one region of the Stigmatella ashevillena genome:
- a CDS encoding TonB-dependent receptor produces MQPSCKSRRRWCMGRAVWISLLLLGALSAAPIETDVSPEPAAAPPPAPSKPPAFSTVVRGQGAHPPPVAAGDFHIQVGQLADVPRNSATDLLLLAPGVMLANHGGEGHAETVFIRGFDAGEGKDVEFRLNGVPLNEVSHAHGHGYADTYFIIPELVDTLHITEGPYDPAQGDFGVAGTVEYQLGLKRRGLMVSGSYGSFHSRRLALVWGPQETRESTFVGLLLRQGHGFGPNRAYANAGAMAQGELAVGDTSRLRFFGAGYAARFSSAGVIRETDWVARRLDCGPSEEEQFFCLYDPNQGGATQRYLGSVELMTRLKQGGRFIQQAFGVQRQMRIRENFTGFLNDHTPPVGESQRGDNTEQSYTGTTLGLRGRYTPGITWWEQPQPLELGYFVRSDTVHTRSRRLRDRGGAPYLTLFDNDVRVTNLGAYASAKLSPRPWLLLRGGARLDSFLFGVEDQNRPEEDRQGARIPSEAIEAYGFTLSPRLSVEARLTPRLSWLTSVGLGARSSDAAALSDAEFAPFARVTSAETGLGYTAGGETLTVEARGAVFATRVSQDFVFDEEAGRNQPVGASQRVGAFSMARLTLQERVDVQASVAWSRASLPAAGASPWKLFGGTVMPYIPGFLGRLDASVRGEAALWGERVGWNVALGHSTLGPKPLPLDRYSDPIFLFDAALRGRWKAVELGLTVENLLDARWREAEFNYVSNFRGAEAPASLLATRHFSAGAPRTLRGTLTLYLDFEEEHP; encoded by the coding sequence ATGCAACCAAGTTGCAAGTCAAGGCGGCGCTGGTGTATGGGCCGTGCGGTGTGGATTTCCCTTCTGTTGTTGGGGGCCTTGAGTGCCGCTCCCATCGAGACCGATGTGTCCCCGGAGCCCGCTGCTGCTCCTCCTCCTGCTCCCTCAAAGCCCCCGGCTTTCTCCACGGTGGTGAGGGGACAGGGAGCACATCCCCCCCCCGTGGCCGCGGGGGACTTTCACATCCAAGTAGGACAGCTCGCTGACGTGCCGAGGAACTCGGCCACGGATCTCTTGTTGCTCGCCCCCGGGGTGATGTTGGCCAACCACGGGGGCGAGGGCCACGCGGAGACGGTGTTCATTCGCGGTTTCGACGCGGGCGAGGGCAAGGACGTGGAGTTCCGGCTCAACGGCGTGCCGCTCAACGAGGTGTCCCACGCGCATGGCCACGGTTACGCGGACACGTACTTCATCATTCCCGAGCTGGTGGACACGCTGCACATCACCGAGGGCCCGTATGACCCGGCACAGGGCGACTTCGGCGTGGCGGGGACGGTGGAGTACCAGCTCGGGCTGAAGCGGCGGGGGTTGATGGTGTCGGGCAGCTACGGCAGCTTTCACTCGCGGCGGCTGGCGCTGGTGTGGGGCCCTCAGGAGACGAGGGAGTCCACCTTCGTGGGGCTGTTGCTGCGCCAGGGGCATGGCTTCGGTCCCAATCGCGCCTATGCGAACGCGGGCGCCATGGCGCAGGGCGAGCTCGCGGTGGGAGACACCTCGCGCCTGAGGTTCTTCGGGGCAGGCTATGCGGCCCGGTTCTCCTCGGCGGGCGTCATCCGGGAGACGGACTGGGTGGCGCGACGCCTGGACTGCGGCCCCTCGGAGGAGGAGCAGTTCTTCTGCCTGTACGATCCGAACCAGGGCGGCGCGACGCAGCGGTACCTGGGCTCGGTGGAGCTGATGACGCGCCTGAAGCAGGGAGGCCGCTTCATTCAGCAGGCCTTCGGGGTGCAGCGGCAGATGCGCATCCGGGAGAACTTCACCGGCTTCCTCAATGACCACACTCCGCCCGTGGGCGAGTCCCAGCGCGGCGACAACACGGAGCAATCCTACACGGGCACCACCCTGGGGCTTCGCGGGAGGTACACGCCGGGCATCACCTGGTGGGAGCAGCCGCAGCCGCTGGAACTGGGCTACTTCGTCCGCTCCGACACCGTGCACACGCGCTCCCGCCGGTTAAGGGACCGGGGCGGCGCGCCGTACCTCACCCTCTTCGACAACGACGTCCGGGTGACGAACCTGGGCGCGTATGCATCCGCCAAGCTGTCGCCGCGCCCCTGGCTGCTCCTGCGCGGAGGTGCCCGGCTGGACAGCTTCCTGTTCGGGGTGGAGGACCAGAACCGCCCGGAAGAGGACCGACAAGGGGCGCGCATCCCCTCGGAGGCCATCGAGGCCTATGGCTTCACGCTCAGCCCCCGCCTGTCCGTGGAGGCCCGGTTGACGCCGAGGCTCTCCTGGCTCACGAGCGTGGGCCTGGGGGCGCGCTCCAGCGATGCCGCCGCGCTGTCGGATGCGGAGTTCGCCCCCTTTGCCCGGGTCACCTCGGCGGAGACGGGGCTGGGCTACACAGCGGGGGGAGAGACGCTCACGGTGGAGGCCCGGGGGGCTGTCTTCGCCACGCGCGTCTCGCAGGACTTCGTGTTCGACGAAGAGGCCGGACGCAATCAGCCGGTGGGCGCTTCCCAGCGGGTGGGGGCGTTCTCGATGGCGCGGCTGACGCTCCAGGAACGGGTGGATGTGCAGGCGAGCGTTGCGTGGTCTCGCGCGTCACTGCCTGCGGCCGGGGCCTCTCCGTGGAAGCTGTTCGGGGGGACCGTCATGCCCTACATCCCCGGGTTTCTGGGGCGGTTGGATGCCTCGGTGCGCGGAGAGGCGGCGCTCTGGGGCGAGCGGGTGGGGTGGAACGTGGCGCTGGGACACAGCACCCTCGGCCCCAAGCCCCTCCCACTGGACCGCTACAGTGACCCCATCTTCCTGTTCGACGCGGCGCTCCGGGGGCGATGGAAGGCGGTGGAACTGGGGCTGACGGTGGAGAACCTCCTGGACGCGCGCTGGCGGGAGGCCGAGTTCAACTACGTCTCCAACTTTCGCGGCGCGGAGGCCCCTGCCTCCCTGCTGGCCACGCGCCACTTCTCGGCCGGCGCCCCCCGGACCCTTCGCGGCACCCTGACCCTGTACCTGGACTTCGAGGAGGAGCACCCATGA
- a CDS encoding Ig-like domain-containing protein: protein MRRLPIAVLLVACCASSLSAGCGDDEPELPPPPPGKDEGPWVVSSIPAEGSTDLYPVEVYYRTTGQRGLAERKVLSIAFNVPMNTSVTQATLHDATDTSAEPRAVGGTWSTDAKTLTLTVLQPEEGGPVLAGENAYAVDLRGFQDAEGHALDATHAGLGDGRLDFQTAPTDELLNHACGHTLADAAVAMNASAHPTGTLPRTDATHTYYEVTVPSDSGAPSGYTRLRLIPEASYLLFLDAQVSVSLNQLASGTPVVSAWEQTPPACAGIGSRVRFTTPADDADLRAHFTGASKFHAILEQSF from the coding sequence ATGCGCCGTCTCCCCATCGCCGTCCTGCTCGTTGCCTGCTGTGCCTCGTCGCTCTCGGCGGGGTGTGGTGACGATGAACCCGAGCTCCCGCCTCCCCCTCCTGGCAAGGACGAAGGCCCCTGGGTCGTCTCCTCCATTCCCGCCGAGGGCAGCACGGACCTCTACCCCGTGGAGGTGTACTACCGCACCACCGGCCAGAGGGGCCTGGCCGAGCGCAAGGTGCTCTCCATCGCGTTCAACGTGCCCATGAACACCTCGGTGACCCAGGCCACGCTGCATGACGCAACGGATACCAGCGCTGAACCTCGCGCCGTGGGGGGCACCTGGTCCACGGACGCGAAGACGCTGACGTTGACCGTGCTCCAGCCCGAGGAAGGCGGGCCTGTGCTCGCTGGAGAGAACGCCTATGCGGTGGACCTGAGGGGCTTTCAGGATGCCGAAGGCCACGCCCTCGATGCGACCCACGCGGGTCTCGGGGACGGCCGACTGGACTTCCAGACGGCGCCCACCGACGAGTTGCTCAACCACGCCTGCGGCCACACGCTGGCCGACGCCGCCGTTGCCATGAACGCATCCGCTCACCCTACCGGAACGCTTCCCCGCACGGATGCGACCCACACGTACTACGAAGTGACGGTACCCTCGGACAGTGGCGCCCCTTCCGGCTACACGCGCCTGCGCCTGATCCCCGAGGCCTCCTACCTCCTCTTCCTCGACGCGCAGGTCTCCGTGTCCCTGAACCAACTCGCAAGCGGAACGCCTGTCGTCTCCGCATGGGAGCAGACGCCCCCCGCGTGCGCGGGCATCGGCTCACGCGTCCGCTTCACCACCCCAGCGGACGATGCCGACCTCCGGGCTCACTTCACGGGAGCCTCGAAGTTCCACGCGATCCTCGAGCAGTCTTTCTAA
- a CDS encoding EcsC family protein, which produces MAFYDSFVAQLSAFKKLSPPELKKLAGARLSDLVLQEISRSRTRVTDLEKRFPSAGPKELAQHLIEGKKAMASMAGGVSGVFGLISVPADMLFMTWLQIILLVDLATLYKVNLKSERARGELLDLFGYANGLGSLRRTSPKVLGGLAAKLLAKGGLPTLGRAMPLVAAPITAYLNNQHIQGVGEQAVRFYEGFDKAHAKARSRTKKAG; this is translated from the coding sequence ATGGCTTTCTACGATTCCTTCGTTGCGCAGCTCTCCGCGTTCAAGAAGCTGTCTCCCCCCGAGCTGAAGAAGCTGGCCGGCGCCCGGCTGTCGGACCTGGTGTTGCAGGAAATCTCGCGCTCGCGCACCCGGGTGACGGACCTGGAGAAGCGCTTCCCCTCGGCGGGCCCGAAGGAGCTGGCCCAGCACCTCATCGAGGGCAAGAAGGCCATGGCCAGCATGGCGGGCGGTGTCAGCGGCGTCTTCGGCCTCATCTCGGTGCCGGCGGACATGCTCTTCATGACGTGGCTGCAGATCATCCTCCTGGTGGACCTGGCCACGCTCTACAAGGTGAACCTCAAGAGCGAGCGCGCCCGGGGGGAGCTGCTGGACCTGTTCGGGTATGCCAATGGCCTGGGCTCGCTGCGGCGTACCAGCCCGAAGGTGCTCGGCGGGCTGGCGGCAAAGCTGCTCGCCAAGGGCGGGCTGCCCACGTTGGGCCGGGCCATGCCGTTGGTGGCTGCCCCCATCACCGCCTACCTCAACAACCAGCACATCCAGGGCGTGGGCGAGCAGGCGGTGCGTTTCTACGAGGGCTTCGACAAAGCGCACGCCAAGGCCCGGTCCCGCACCAAGAAGGCGGGCTGA
- a CDS encoding trifunctional serine/threonine-protein kinase/ATP-binding protein/sensor histidine kinase, with translation MLTIPGYTLVGSLKATGSNLLFRAVRDSDGLPLILKMPMASSGPRESERYRREFDLLQRLSDVHGITRAHACERIHDRLGLLLEEVQGELLADLTGKPFELTQALDIAISLTSILAELHRRGVIHKDIKPSNIIITPSGEARLIDFGIATLQLVEHVDAAPAPLIEGTLAYMSPEQTGRMNRSVDYRTDLYSLGITLYEMLTGHRPFYGRDALEWFHAHMAVAPQPPIEHAPSLPPVLSAIVLKLMAKVAEERYQSADGLKADLERCRENLRRGVDEDFPPGVYDFPTHFQLPQRLYGRDTHAATLLQGFERVARGGRPELLLVRGYSGIGKSAVVHELHKPVVRQRGFFLSGKFDQLQQAIPYATLAQAIRGLTQQLLAGSDEALVRWRERLMEAFEGQGQILVDMVPQLELVAGKQPPAQELPPSEAQHRFTRLFRKFLGLFATPEHPLVLFLDDLQWADMASLQLIQHLLTHPASPAVLLIGAYRDNEVSPSHPLTLALTEMRTAGARMTDVQLEPLNLDQVRQLVSDALPGAGASDVVEPLSMLAHEKTGGNPFFLLQFMLTLHQDGLLVRTLKGAWRWDAAGVQAKGYSDNVVDFMVGKLRQLSFGTQHLLRLAACVGSTFPLQMLGIISHRTEISEVQRDLSAAFLEGLLVRVDTEQYRFLHDRIQQAAYTLIAKQERKNVHLRIGRLLLESLSPEQVQEKLFDVIGQFNAGSELITSPEERLRIARLNAEAGKKAKDSVALRSAAGYYSTAFQFLPGNPWETEPALAFRIRLEHATCEFMSGSATEAIRLVDDLLLHTRSRKDTAAGYCLKTDILIGMGDIQNALTCLLEGLALMGMPMSPHPTWEEVEAAHAEVWELLGDRSIESLVELPLMTDPDKEAVMSLLGAMYAPAFVTDTNLLLLHLSRMVALSLRYGNTGASVNGYTWYGLAVLGHAFKKYHEGYAFGELACALVDRHGFTALRGKALYGMEMLSYWTRPLPKALEFVRQAFHLTLQASDSQVAGYCFNHIVMVSFFLGRDLAEVYQESVTNLDFARRAEFRDSKDIVHFAQRHVQQLRGLTPSFDSMSGDDFDEPAFEAGLTPARMSTMRCWYWLIKSQSCFMRGAYSEALEAANKSYELGWSSIGHIQLMEIHLFRALALAACHGQMTAEEQARAVEEMQRHQQQLAEWALYSPSTFQIPERLVSAEMARVTGQHDAALRAYEQAYEAACEHDYRQKAALACELAARFWYERQVPTIAEAYARKARKGYLRWGARGKVQHMDTVWPHLASSNGTEDSSTDTNSTHIDALAVVKAQQAISEEIVLERLTATLLRIAIENAGAQRGALLLPNGDTLAIAALSDTASTAAAASTAALQLPWTVVSYVRRTREHVLINDASQTHPYVSDTWFERNPVRSVLCLPLLLQEEFRGALYLENNLATNAFTPSRIKLLGHLASQAAISIENARLYSEVQNAEGALRRANDELEKRVDERTRELKQTQARLVDTARAAGMAEVASNVLHNVGNILTSAVINLQMMRETVDTSRMGRLKQVTHLFEEHKEHLADFLTKDPRGPQISSYLTALADELIREQSSLQEGMGAMSKHIEHIRAIVQVQQTYARSTLVTEECDLSNLVEDALSIQRPALVRHGISVTHQLMPLAKVWLDKHKVLQILINLISNAKNAMHLLPEEQRHLSVRLEAQGTTARIRVVDSGMGIAPEIRARLFTQGFTTREGGHGLGLHSSALAAKMLGGRLHLESEGPGKGATAILELPLA, from the coding sequence ATGCTGACCATTCCAGGCTACACCCTCGTGGGCTCGCTCAAGGCCACGGGTTCCAACCTGCTCTTTCGCGCGGTGCGCGACTCGGACGGCCTCCCTCTCATCCTCAAGATGCCCATGGCCTCCTCCGGGCCCAGAGAGAGCGAGCGCTACCGGCGCGAGTTCGATCTGCTCCAGCGCCTGAGCGACGTGCACGGCATTACCCGGGCGCACGCATGCGAGCGCATCCATGATCGCCTGGGGCTCCTGCTGGAGGAGGTACAGGGCGAGCTGCTCGCGGATCTCACCGGCAAGCCGTTCGAGCTGACCCAGGCGCTGGACATCGCCATCTCGCTGACGTCCATCCTGGCGGAGCTTCACCGGCGCGGCGTCATCCACAAGGACATCAAGCCCTCCAACATCATCATCACGCCCTCGGGCGAGGCGCGCCTGATCGACTTCGGCATCGCCACGCTCCAGCTCGTCGAGCACGTGGACGCGGCACCCGCCCCGCTCATCGAAGGAACGCTGGCCTACATGTCGCCCGAGCAGACCGGGCGCATGAACCGCTCGGTGGACTACCGCACCGATCTCTACTCGCTGGGCATCACCCTCTACGAGATGCTGACGGGCCACCGGCCCTTCTACGGGCGCGACGCGCTCGAGTGGTTCCACGCCCACATGGCGGTGGCGCCCCAGCCCCCCATCGAGCACGCTCCCAGCCTGCCCCCCGTGCTGTCCGCCATCGTGCTCAAGCTGATGGCCAAGGTCGCCGAGGAGCGCTACCAAAGCGCCGATGGCTTGAAGGCGGACCTGGAGCGGTGCCGGGAGAACCTGCGCCGAGGCGTGGACGAGGACTTCCCGCCGGGGGTGTACGACTTTCCCACCCACTTCCAGCTTCCCCAGCGCCTCTATGGGCGCGACACCCATGCGGCCACCCTGCTGCAGGGCTTCGAGCGCGTGGCCCGCGGGGGCCGCCCCGAGCTGCTCCTCGTCCGGGGCTATTCCGGCATCGGGAAGTCCGCGGTGGTGCACGAGCTGCACAAGCCCGTGGTGCGCCAGCGCGGCTTCTTCCTCAGCGGGAAGTTTGATCAGCTCCAGCAGGCCATTCCGTATGCCACCCTGGCGCAGGCCATCCGGGGGCTGACCCAGCAGCTCCTGGCCGGCAGCGATGAGGCGCTCGTCCGGTGGCGCGAGCGCCTCATGGAGGCCTTCGAAGGCCAGGGGCAGATCCTGGTGGACATGGTGCCTCAACTGGAGCTCGTCGCCGGCAAGCAACCGCCTGCCCAGGAGCTGCCTCCGTCCGAAGCCCAGCACCGCTTCACCCGCCTGTTCCGCAAGTTCCTGGGCCTCTTCGCCACCCCGGAGCACCCGCTCGTCCTCTTCCTGGATGACCTGCAGTGGGCCGACATGGCCAGCCTCCAGCTCATCCAGCACCTGCTCACCCACCCCGCCTCGCCCGCGGTGCTCCTCATCGGCGCCTACCGTGACAACGAGGTGAGCCCCTCCCATCCGCTGACCCTGGCGCTGACGGAGATGCGCACGGCGGGCGCACGGATGACCGACGTCCAGCTCGAGCCGCTCAACCTCGACCAGGTGCGGCAACTCGTCTCCGACGCACTGCCCGGGGCGGGAGCCTCGGACGTCGTCGAGCCGCTCTCGATGCTGGCGCACGAGAAGACCGGCGGCAACCCGTTCTTCCTCTTGCAGTTCATGCTGACGCTCCACCAGGACGGGCTCCTGGTGCGCACCCTCAAGGGGGCCTGGCGCTGGGATGCGGCGGGAGTCCAAGCGAAGGGCTACTCCGACAACGTCGTCGACTTCATGGTGGGCAAGCTGCGCCAGCTCTCCTTCGGGACCCAGCACCTGCTGCGGCTGGCGGCCTGTGTCGGCAGCACCTTCCCGCTCCAGATGCTGGGCATCATCTCCCACCGGACGGAGATCAGCGAGGTGCAGCGGGACTTGTCCGCCGCGTTCCTCGAGGGGCTGCTCGTCCGCGTCGATACGGAGCAGTACCGGTTCCTCCACGACCGCATCCAGCAGGCCGCCTACACCCTCATCGCCAAGCAGGAGCGCAAGAACGTCCACCTGCGCATCGGCCGCCTGCTGCTGGAGAGCCTCTCGCCCGAGCAGGTGCAGGAGAAGCTCTTCGACGTCATCGGCCAGTTCAACGCCGGCTCGGAGTTGATCACCAGCCCCGAGGAGCGCCTGCGGATCGCGCGCCTGAATGCCGAGGCCGGCAAGAAGGCCAAGGACTCGGTCGCGCTCCGCTCCGCGGCGGGCTACTACTCAACGGCCTTCCAGTTCCTGCCGGGAAACCCCTGGGAGACCGAACCCGCGCTGGCGTTCCGGATCCGGCTGGAGCACGCGACGTGCGAGTTCATGAGCGGCAGCGCCACCGAGGCGATCCGCCTGGTGGATGACCTGCTGCTCCACACCCGCAGCCGCAAGGACACGGCGGCCGGCTACTGCCTGAAGACCGACATCCTCATCGGCATGGGCGACATCCAGAACGCGCTCACCTGCCTCCTGGAGGGTCTCGCGCTGATGGGCATGCCCATGTCCCCCCACCCCACCTGGGAGGAGGTGGAGGCCGCCCACGCGGAAGTGTGGGAGCTGCTGGGAGACCGTTCCATCGAGAGCCTCGTCGAGCTGCCCCTCATGACCGACCCGGACAAGGAGGCGGTGATGAGCCTCTTGGGCGCCATGTACGCGCCGGCCTTCGTCACGGACACCAACCTGCTCTTGCTGCACCTGAGCCGGATGGTCGCCCTGAGCCTGCGCTACGGCAACACGGGCGCCTCGGTGAACGGGTACACCTGGTACGGCCTCGCGGTGCTGGGGCACGCCTTCAAGAAGTACCACGAGGGCTACGCCTTCGGAGAGCTCGCCTGCGCCCTCGTCGATCGCCACGGGTTCACAGCCCTCCGGGGCAAGGCCCTCTATGGCATGGAGATGTTGAGCTACTGGACCCGGCCGCTCCCCAAGGCACTGGAGTTCGTCCGCCAGGCCTTCCACCTGACGCTCCAGGCCAGCGACAGCCAGGTGGCCGGCTACTGCTTCAACCACATCGTCATGGTCAGCTTCTTCCTGGGGCGCGACCTGGCGGAGGTCTATCAGGAGTCAGTCACCAACCTGGACTTCGCCCGGCGGGCCGAGTTCCGGGACTCGAAGGACATCGTCCATTTCGCCCAGCGCCACGTGCAGCAACTGCGCGGGCTGACGCCCTCCTTCGACTCGATGAGCGGCGATGACTTCGATGAGCCGGCCTTTGAGGCAGGGCTGACGCCCGCGCGCATGAGCACCATGCGGTGCTGGTACTGGCTCATCAAGTCGCAGTCCTGCTTCATGCGCGGCGCGTACTCCGAGGCGCTCGAGGCCGCGAACAAGAGCTACGAGCTGGGCTGGTCCTCGATTGGCCACATCCAGCTCATGGAGATCCACCTGTTCCGCGCCCTGGCCCTGGCGGCCTGCCACGGACAGATGACCGCCGAGGAGCAGGCGCGCGCCGTGGAGGAGATGCAGCGGCACCAGCAGCAGCTCGCCGAGTGGGCCCTCTACAGCCCCTCGACCTTCCAAATTCCCGAGCGGCTGGTCTCCGCGGAGATGGCCCGCGTCACGGGCCAGCATGACGCGGCCCTCCGCGCCTACGAGCAGGCCTATGAGGCCGCCTGCGAGCACGACTACCGCCAGAAAGCGGCCCTGGCGTGTGAGCTGGCCGCCCGCTTCTGGTACGAGCGGCAGGTCCCCACCATCGCCGAGGCCTATGCCCGCAAGGCCCGGAAGGGGTACCTGCGCTGGGGCGCCCGGGGCAAGGTCCAGCACATGGACACCGTGTGGCCCCACCTGGCGTCCTCCAACGGCACCGAGGATTCCTCCACGGACACGAACTCGACGCACATCGACGCGCTCGCCGTGGTGAAGGCCCAGCAGGCCATCTCCGAGGAGATTGTCCTGGAGCGGCTCACGGCCACACTGCTGCGCATCGCCATCGAGAACGCGGGGGCCCAACGCGGCGCCCTGCTGCTGCCCAACGGCGACACCCTGGCGATCGCCGCCCTCTCCGACACGGCGTCAACGGCCGCAGCGGCCAGCACGGCCGCGCTCCAGCTCCCCTGGACCGTCGTCTCCTACGTCAGGCGCACGCGGGAGCACGTGCTCATCAACGACGCCTCCCAGACCCACCCGTACGTCTCCGACACGTGGTTCGAGCGCAATCCCGTCCGCTCCGTGCTCTGTCTGCCCCTGCTGCTCCAGGAGGAATTCCGCGGGGCGCTGTACCTGGAGAACAACCTCGCCACCAACGCCTTCACCCCTTCACGCATCAAGCTGTTGGGACACCTCGCCTCCCAGGCGGCCATCTCCATCGAGAACGCCCGGCTGTACTCGGAAGTCCAGAACGCGGAAGGGGCCCTGCGCCGTGCGAACGATGAGCTCGAGAAGCGCGTCGATGAGCGCACCCGGGAGCTGAAGCAGACCCAGGCACGCCTGGTGGACACGGCCCGCGCGGCGGGCATGGCCGAGGTGGCCTCCAACGTGCTCCACAACGTGGGAAACATCCTCACCAGCGCGGTCATCAACCTCCAGATGATGCGCGAGACGGTGGACACCTCCCGCATGGGCCGGCTGAAGCAGGTCACCCACCTGTTCGAGGAACACAAAGAGCACCTGGCGGACTTCCTCACGAAGGATCCGCGAGGCCCTCAGATTTCGAGCTACCTCACCGCCCTCGCGGACGAGCTGATTCGGGAGCAGTCCTCGCTCCAGGAGGGCATGGGGGCGATGAGCAAGCACATCGAGCACATCCGGGCCATCGTTCAAGTCCAACAGACCTATGCGCGCAGCACCCTGGTCACCGAGGAGTGCGACTTGTCCAACCTCGTCGAGGACGCGCTGAGCATTCAGCGGCCCGCGCTCGTCCGCCACGGCATCAGCGTCACCCACCAGCTCATGCCCCTGGCCAAGGTGTGGCTGGACAAGCACAAGGTGCTGCAGATCCTCATCAACCTCATCAGCAACGCCAAGAACGCCATGCACCTCTTGCCCGAGGAGCAGCGCCACCTGAGCGTCCGGCTCGAAGCCCAGGGCACCACCGCCCGCATCCGGGTGGTGGACAGCGGCATGGGCATCGCGCCGGAGATCCGCGCGAGGCTCTTCACCCAGGGCTTCACCACGCGGGAGGGCGGGCACGGGTTGGGCCTGCACTCCAGCGCCCTGGCGGCGAAGATGCTGGGAGGCCGGCTCCACCTGGAGAGCGAGGGACCCGGCAAGGGCGCGACCGCCATCCTCGAGCTTCCCCTGGCCTGA
- a CDS encoding LEA type 2 family protein → MMKRSLLVLLAVTLATLTGCATLKKLFKRPTVSFKTARLSSASLSDATVDLVYEVRNPNSFGLSLAKVDYAFFVEGKQVVAGSPRKGLQLKAGDTSELVFPANVRFADIVPVVQTFLNKDAAAFKAQGNLGIDTPIGVLSFPLEKEGTFEVPKIPKVLFDAPRIANISLTGATVEFPLTITNRNSFPLPVAAISGALKLAGANVGTLSTGNLGQLDGGGAKQVTLPLQINFAQAAQAATALRSNNAQQLSWSGQVSSGTEKVPLNLSQLVNFRR, encoded by the coding sequence ATGATGAAACGCTCCCTTCTGGTCCTCCTCGCCGTGACGCTCGCCACCCTCACCGGCTGTGCCACGCTCAAGAAGCTCTTCAAGCGGCCCACCGTCAGCTTCAAGACCGCGCGCCTGTCGAGCGCCTCGCTGTCCGACGCCACCGTGGACCTGGTGTACGAGGTGCGCAACCCCAACTCCTTCGGCCTGTCCCTGGCGAAGGTGGACTACGCCTTCTTCGTCGAGGGCAAGCAGGTGGTGGCCGGCTCCCCGCGCAAGGGGCTCCAGCTCAAGGCGGGGGACACCAGCGAGCTCGTCTTCCCGGCCAACGTGCGCTTCGCGGACATCGTCCCCGTGGTGCAGACGTTCCTCAACAAGGACGCGGCCGCCTTCAAGGCCCAAGGCAACCTGGGCATCGACACCCCCATCGGCGTCCTGTCCTTCCCCCTGGAGAAAGAGGGCACCTTCGAGGTCCCCAAGATTCCCAAGGTCCTGTTCGACGCGCCCCGCATCGCCAACATCTCGCTGACGGGCGCCACGGTGGAATTCCCCCTCACCATCACCAACCGCAACAGCTTCCCGCTGCCCGTGGCCGCCATCTCCGGGGCGCTCAAGCTGGCGGGGGCCAATGTGGGCACCCTCTCCACGGGCAACCTGGGCCAGCTGGACGGGGGCGGCGCCAAGCAGGTGACGCTGCCCCTGCAGATCAACTTCGCTCAGGCCGCCCAGGCCGCCACGGCGCTGCGCTCCAACAACGCCCAGCAGCTCAGCTGGAGTGGGCAGGTGAGCTCCGGCACCGAGAAGGTCCCCCTCAACCTCTCCCAGCTCGTCAACTTCCGGCGCTGA